From Candidatus Pedobacter colombiensis, one genomic window encodes:
- a CDS encoding BlaI/MecI/CopY family transcriptional regulator yields the protein MAATNNLKPTESELEILQILWEKGNCTVRDVHEILEKNKDAGYTTTLKLMQIMLEKGLVARDATSKTHVYRALLNQEKTQQHLVDKMIDNIFNGSAARLVMQALGNHTASKEEIDSIKKYLDGLSNQ from the coding sequence ATGGCAGCCACAAACAATCTTAAACCTACGGAAAGCGAACTCGAAATCTTACAGATCCTGTGGGAAAAGGGTAACTGTACGGTGAGGGATGTCCACGAGATTTTAGAAAAGAACAAAGATGCGGGCTATACGACTACGCTGAAACTTATGCAGATTATGCTGGAGAAAGGTTTGGTTGCCCGCGATGCTACTTCTAAAACTCATGTCTACCGCGCCTTACTGAACCAGGAAAAAACGCAACAGCACCTGGTTGATAAAATGATAGACAATATTTTTAATGGCTCAGCAGCACGTTTAGTGATGCAGGCCCTGGGGAACCATACTGCAAGCAAGGAGGAGATTGATTCAATAAAAAAATATTTAGATGGACTAAGTAATCAATAA
- a CDS encoding DUF4835 family protein, translating to MKKRCSFIFLIFFFCSTYSMAQELNARVQVLAPTVPNINKRNLQNLQNTIRDFLNNNKWSNETYTPIERIACNFVITVTAWDGGSGYKAEAQIQSSRPVYNTAYNSTLLNISDKDYDFNYNEGQSLDFSDQNFISNLSSLLSFYAYTIIGLDKDSFNKLGGTHFYNKAQNILNVAQVSGNKGWKAFDGLKNRYWLNENLQNKSFEELRLFIYDYHFTGLDQMQDDPAKGAKRIIELLSALKMDKQKIGSIFPNMYLATKADELVNIISATGPQDKIKAYNLLSEIDPANINKYEGLKTAR from the coding sequence ATGAAAAAACGCTGCTCTTTTATTTTCCTCATCTTTTTTTTCTGCAGCACTTACAGTATGGCGCAGGAATTAAACGCCAGAGTACAGGTATTAGCCCCTACCGTTCCCAACATCAATAAAAGAAACCTTCAAAACCTTCAAAATACCATTAGGGATTTTTTAAACAACAACAAATGGAGCAATGAAACTTATACACCTATTGAGCGCATTGCGTGTAATTTTGTGATCACAGTAACTGCTTGGGATGGGGGCTCTGGATATAAAGCCGAAGCACAGATTCAATCGAGCAGACCGGTTTACAATACCGCATATAACAGCACATTGTTGAATATAAGTGACAAGGATTACGATTTTAATTATAACGAAGGTCAATCTTTAGATTTCTCTGATCAGAACTTTATCTCCAATTTGAGTTCTCTGCTGAGCTTTTATGCTTACACCATTATTGGCCTGGATAAAGACAGCTTTAATAAATTGGGGGGCACACATTTTTACAATAAAGCTCAGAATATTTTAAACGTTGCCCAGGTATCCGGAAACAAAGGTTGGAAGGCTTTTGATGGCTTAAAAAATAGGTATTGGCTCAATGAGAACTTGCAAAACAAGAGTTTTGAGGAACTGAGACTGTTTATTTATGATTATCACTTTACTGGCCTCGACCAAATGCAGGATGATCCAGCTAAAGGAGCTAAAAGAATCATCGAGCTATTGTCGGCCTTAAAAATGGACAAGCAAAAAATAGGTTCTATATTCCCTAATATGTATTTGGCTACCAAAGCTGATGAATTGGTAAACATCATCTCTGCGACTGGCCCACAGGATAAGATCAAAGCATACAACCTCCTTTCTGAAATTGACCCAGCCAATATCAATAAATACGAAGGCCTAAAAACTGCCCGTTAA
- the coaBC gene encoding bifunctional phosphopantothenoylcysteine decarboxylase/phosphopantothenate--cysteine ligase CoaBC produces the protein MLKNKKIILGVCGSIAAYKSAILVRLLVKAGANVKVILTADAANFITPLTLATLSKNPVYTQYFEEETGVWSNHVELGLWADFMVIAPASANTLAKMAGGLCDNLLTAVYLSAKCPVFLAPAMDLDMWKHESTQHNIDRLLSYGNQVIKPGSGELASGLYGEGRMAEPEEIVAFLADAVSASTPLLGRKVMVTAGPTYEAIDPVRFIGNHSSGKMGFAIADRFASLGADVTLITGPTSEKSIYPMKRIDVVSGADMLDACKAEFSAAEITVMSAAVADYTPVQKADQKIKKTSSEFSLELKKTEDILATLGQLKKAGQILVGFALETQNEEEYAKSKLIKKNLDLIVLNSLNDKGAGFKMDTNKITIFNKAAEKTVFEMKSKTEVANDICNEILKLVKA, from the coding sequence ATGCTAAAAAATAAAAAAATAATTCTTGGCGTTTGCGGCAGCATTGCAGCTTATAAATCGGCTATACTGGTAAGACTATTGGTAAAGGCTGGCGCAAACGTTAAAGTAATTCTTACAGCCGATGCGGCAAATTTCATTACACCGCTTACCCTGGCTACCCTCAGTAAGAATCCTGTTTACACTCAATATTTTGAAGAAGAGACCGGTGTTTGGAGCAACCATGTTGAATTGGGCCTTTGGGCAGATTTTATGGTCATTGCCCCTGCCAGTGCCAACACCTTAGCTAAAATGGCCGGAGGGTTGTGCGACAACTTGCTTACTGCCGTCTACTTATCGGCGAAATGTCCTGTCTTTCTTGCTCCGGCAATGGATCTGGATATGTGGAAACATGAAAGCACTCAACACAATATTGATAGATTATTATCCTACGGAAACCAGGTTATTAAACCTGGCAGCGGTGAACTGGCAAGCGGTTTATATGGGGAAGGCAGAATGGCCGAACCGGAGGAAATCGTTGCTTTTTTAGCAGATGCCGTAAGTGCTTCGACTCCCTTATTGGGAAGAAAAGTAATGGTTACTGCCGGACCAACTTATGAAGCTATAGATCCTGTTCGTTTTATTGGAAATCACTCCTCAGGGAAAATGGGCTTTGCTATTGCGGATAGATTTGCCAGTTTAGGTGCTGATGTAACCCTAATTACTGGCCCAACTTCAGAAAAAAGCATATACCCTATGAAACGCATTGACGTAGTCAGTGGCGCTGATATGCTGGACGCCTGTAAAGCTGAATTTAGTGCTGCTGAAATTACAGTAATGAGTGCTGCTGTCGCAGATTATACTCCTGTGCAGAAAGCGGATCAGAAGATCAAAAAAACAAGCTCCGAATTTAGTCTGGAGTTAAAAAAGACTGAAGATATATTGGCTACTCTGGGACAGCTAAAGAAAGCCGGGCAAATATTGGTTGGTTTTGCTCTGGAAACGCAAAATGAGGAAGAATATGCCAAATCAAAGCTGATAAAGAAAAATCTGGACCTTATTGTGCTCAATTCTTTGAACGATAAAGGGGCCGGTTTTAAAATGGATACCAATAAAATAACTATATTTAATAAAGCTGCTGAAAAAACAGTTTTTGAAATGAAGTCGAAAACAGAGGTGGCAAACGATATCTGTAATGAAATATTAAAACTGGTTAAAGCATGA
- a CDS encoding DNA-directed RNA polymerase subunit omega, which produces MNTNKPAVPNTTVTRNVNDLDQKTQNIYESLVIISKRANQISNNMKEELHGKLAEFASSNDNLEEIFENREQIEISKHYERLPKPTLIAIDEFLNDKIYYRNPAKEQQ; this is translated from the coding sequence ATGAATACTAATAAACCCGCTGTACCGAATACTACGGTTACCAGAAATGTTAATGATCTGGATCAGAAAACGCAAAATATTTATGAGTCTTTAGTTATTATTTCTAAAAGGGCTAATCAAATTTCTAATAACATGAAAGAAGAGCTACACGGCAAATTAGCTGAGTTTGCTTCTTCTAACGACAACCTGGAAGAGATTTTTGAAAACAGAGAGCAAATTGAGATCAGTAAGCACTATGAGCGCTTGCCTAAGCCAACCTTAATTGCTATTGATGAGTTCCTGAATGATAAGATCTATTACAGAAATCCTGCTAAAGAACAACAATAA
- the bamD gene encoding outer membrane protein assembly factor BamD has product MFKIKHVLLLSFTIIALTIAGCKSQFEKIRLSNDVAKKYQEAMRLYNKKNYAKALILFEDLSQKYRGRAEAEELNYHYALTLYKLRDYTTARYQFKSFADTYPTSKYAEECRYMSAYCYYLDSPAPTLDQENTYKAIDALQLFINFYPKSERAADAAKYIGLLRAKLEDKAYTNAKLYYDLGGYDITNYKAAVIALKNAQIDFPDIKYAEEMDYLIIKSQYAYAKNSYETRQEDRFNEAIVYADEFIEAHPKSKLLEDAKALKKASENSIENVKRFLAELSKNESKYKALLEKEAKRDSIITKTPIK; this is encoded by the coding sequence ATGTTTAAAATTAAACACGTACTACTATTAAGTTTCACCATCATAGCCCTGACTATTGCGGGCTGCAAAAGCCAGTTTGAAAAGATCAGATTGAGCAATGACGTAGCCAAAAAATATCAAGAGGCTATGCGGTTGTATAACAAAAAGAATTACGCAAAAGCGTTAATCCTCTTTGAAGACCTTTCTCAGAAATACAGGGGTAGAGCTGAAGCTGAAGAGCTGAACTATCACTACGCCCTAACGTTATATAAATTAAGAGATTACACTACTGCAAGATATCAGTTTAAATCATTTGCCGATACCTATCCTACGAGCAAGTATGCTGAAGAATGCAGGTATATGAGTGCATATTGCTATTATCTGGATTCACCGGCTCCTACTCTGGACCAGGAAAACACCTATAAAGCGATTGATGCCTTACAGCTATTCATCAACTTTTATCCTAAAAGCGAGCGTGCGGCTGATGCGGCTAAATACATTGGTTTATTGCGTGCAAAGCTGGAAGATAAAGCTTATACCAATGCGAAGTTATATTATGATCTAGGTGGCTATGATATCACTAACTACAAAGCGGCTGTAATTGCTTTAAAGAACGCACAGATTGATTTCCCTGACATTAAATATGCAGAGGAAATGGACTATCTGATTATAAAATCACAATACGCATATGCAAAAAACAGTTATGAGACACGTCAGGAAGACCGTTTCAATGAAGCCATTGTTTATGCAGACGAATTTATTGAAGCTCATCCTAAAAGTAAATTATTAGAGGATGCTAAAGCTTTGAAGAAAGCTAGTGAAAATAGTATAGAAAATGTAAAGCGCTTTCTTGCTGAGCTTTCAAAAAATGAGTCAAAATACAAAGCTTTACTGGAAAAAGAAGCTAAAAGAGACAGTATTATCACAAAAACCCCCATCAAATAA
- a CDS encoding TonB-dependent siderophore receptor: MKYIYAFFIIITLFLFDQRTFAQQGPSQLASASVRGGIKGKIRANDGKPASFVTVQIVENNRKTLSDEEGKFRFNNLKGGEYTLKTSYVGLKVQTQKITVIEGQTAYVEFVLSETSGQLDEVVIGGYQTPNQKPVSLGKIAIAPRDLPQSVQIIGTQIIEDQQANRLADVIKNVNGVSLGANRGSVGENFYARGYSLGANNVLKNGARTTIGGMPEASTLESVEVLKGSSALLYGGVSGGAVVNMVTKKPKFEYGGEVSMRVGSYDFYKPTLDLYGPVSKNLAVRVIGTYEKAGSFRDNVKSERIYVNPSLLYQISDKTDLLIQGDYLKSDYTPDFGIGTIDNKISPLGRNVFVNTDWAYNKTNTSTAQAVLNHKFNNDWKLNVSTSLQSYDRNYFSSERPFVKADGIWNRALTRSKINELTFNEQINLTGTFKTGTLAHTLLVGADADQSRTKTGGFSNPNTLTAADKSKYYDQVNLLDLSSFNIPSNFNAPETTLLTNTEAPIYRVGGFVQDMVAVSEKLKVLAGIRWTFQKTPTTTIKTPADGTETKGTTADKTDKAFSPKVGIVYEPLKATSIYASYASNFTPNAGTDVATNAPMRPSIIDQYEAGIKNDFLDGKLSANVTWYKIVNNRFAQTAELNLQGVPNGDTNLKEFTGKSASDGIEVDISGTIIEGLNFIAGYSYNYMRYTSTSDTRIYIDPNTNKETIISGIVEGERLVGTTKNTANGSLFYTFSSGAIKGLKLGASAFYTGDRNGGRNTTKAGTSTGIIPIKGFTTFDLSAGYAYKKFSILGKLSNITNELNYYIHENYSVNPIPPRQFMTTVAYKF; encoded by the coding sequence ATGAAATATATATACGCGTTTTTTATTATCATTACCCTATTTTTATTTGACCAAAGGACTTTTGCCCAACAAGGTCCTTCTCAACTTGCATCAGCTTCTGTAAGAGGCGGCATTAAAGGAAAAATCAGGGCTAATGACGGCAAACCAGCCAGTTTTGTAACGGTTCAAATTGTTGAAAACAATAGGAAAACATTATCAGACGAAGAAGGTAAATTCAGGTTCAACAACTTAAAGGGTGGTGAATACACTTTGAAAACATCTTATGTTGGTTTGAAGGTTCAAACTCAAAAAATAACGGTAATTGAAGGACAAACCGCATATGTGGAGTTTGTGCTTTCTGAAACTTCTGGACAACTTGACGAAGTGGTAATTGGTGGCTACCAAACTCCTAATCAAAAACCTGTTAGTCTTGGTAAAATAGCTATTGCCCCTAGAGACTTACCACAATCGGTTCAAATCATAGGTACTCAAATCATTGAAGATCAACAAGCCAATCGCTTAGCTGATGTTATTAAAAATGTAAATGGTGTTTCATTGGGTGCTAACCGCGGATCTGTTGGTGAAAACTTTTATGCTCGTGGTTATAGCCTTGGTGCAAACAACGTACTTAAAAACGGAGCCAGAACTACCATTGGTGGTATGCCGGAAGCCAGCACTTTAGAATCTGTAGAAGTTCTTAAAGGTAGCTCAGCTTTACTTTATGGTGGCGTTAGTGGTGGTGCCGTGGTAAACATGGTAACCAAAAAACCTAAGTTTGAGTATGGTGGTGAAGTTTCTATGCGTGTAGGGAGTTATGATTTCTATAAACCAACACTTGATTTGTACGGCCCGGTATCTAAAAATCTCGCTGTTCGAGTAATCGGAACTTATGAAAAAGCTGGTAGCTTTAGAGATAACGTAAAATCTGAAAGAATTTATGTTAACCCTTCGTTGCTCTATCAAATTAGTGACAAAACTGATTTACTCATCCAAGGTGACTACTTGAAGAGTGACTATACTCCTGATTTTGGTATCGGTACTATAGATAACAAAATATCGCCGCTTGGAAGAAACGTATTTGTAAATACAGATTGGGCTTATAATAAAACCAATACCAGCACTGCACAGGCTGTTTTAAATCACAAGTTTAACAATGACTGGAAATTGAACGTTTCTACATCCCTGCAATCTTATGATAGAAACTATTTCTCTAGCGAACGTCCTTTTGTAAAAGCAGATGGTATTTGGAATCGTGCACTTACCAGGTCTAAAATAAATGAGCTTACTTTCAACGAACAAATCAACTTAACTGGAACATTTAAAACAGGTACTTTGGCACATACCCTATTGGTTGGTGCAGATGCTGATCAATCGAGAACAAAAACAGGTGGCTTCAGCAATCCGAATACACTAACTGCTGCTGATAAATCAAAATACTATGACCAGGTTAATTTACTTGATCTATCTTCATTCAATATCCCTTCAAACTTTAATGCTCCAGAAACAACTTTACTAACCAACACTGAAGCTCCTATTTATCGTGTGGGTGGTTTTGTTCAGGACATGGTTGCCGTTAGTGAGAAGCTTAAAGTTTTAGCTGGTATCAGATGGACCTTTCAAAAAACGCCAACAACTACTATAAAAACCCCTGCTGATGGTACAGAAACTAAGGGTACAACTGCTGATAAAACAGACAAAGCCTTTTCTCCTAAAGTTGGTATCGTTTATGAACCATTGAAAGCAACTTCTATCTATGCAAGTTACGCCAGCAATTTCACTCCAAACGCAGGTACAGATGTAGCTACAAACGCACCAATGAGGCCGTCTATTATTGATCAATATGAAGCTGGTATTAAAAATGATTTCCTTGATGGAAAACTATCAGCGAATGTTACCTGGTACAAAATTGTTAACAACAGATTTGCACAAACGGCAGAATTAAACCTTCAAGGGGTACCTAACGGCGACACCAACCTGAAAGAGTTTACAGGAAAATCAGCAAGTGATGGCATTGAGGTTGACATTTCAGGAACTATTATTGAAGGTTTAAATTTCATCGCTGGATATAGTTACAACTATATGCGCTACACCAGTACGTCAGACACAAGAATTTATATAGATCCAAATACTAATAAAGAGACCATCATCAGTGGAATTGTGGAAGGCGAACGTTTAGTTGGAACAACTAAAAATACAGCAAACGGAAGTCTATTCTATACTTTTAGTAGTGGCGCTATTAAAGGCTTAAAATTAGGTGCATCAGCATTTTATACTGGTGATCGCAATGGCGGACGTAACACGACTAAAGCAGGAACCTCAACAGGGATCATCCCTATCAAAGGCTTTACCACTTTTGATCTATCAGCTGGTTATGCTTACAAAAAATTCAGTATCCTTGGTAAACTATCAAACATTACCAATGAGTTGAATTATTACATCCACGAGAACTATAGTGTAAATCCTATTCCTCCGAGACAATTTATGACAACAGTAGCATACAAATTCTAA
- a CDS encoding two-component regulator propeller domain-containing protein, protein MLRRIGLHGIILLLFLTVNGIAQIKCKIEHYSTEDGLSHDGVMNILKDRDGFMWFGTWDGINRFDGHNFVTYKTRPGDSSSLKINRVDNIIEDKHGFLWLEVYDNQVYRFDKQRKKFLAISNLLAEKKIRNILFSGIELAGKDFVWLTTLDQGVFGVKNTGADKPEIISYGIGQKDGFELPSNRVNFLKEDKQKSIWIGTEGGLSCLHFDQLGNYKNKSLDVDFAKGMAYTCMAEDSRNLWFGTSNGYLIRYDKSSGQFFKEKVADNRINALLVSKNQQVLYATAGRDVISTNISDLKNVRASMPGIGPMLSMYEDKTGLLWIEPEKHGLIKYNPVTRAFKYFFQENDANFYNIAKEYKVFEDHNGRVWMSMKGGGFGYYNRTADVIEYFYNKPGSPDHQFSNIVAYSYFDPAGVLWLSTRDRGIDKIIFQANDFKHGLLVAHTLNKSDNEIRGIFSDQYKRLWLTSKSGKLYVFDHGKEVKDIFINEPAGGIGTVYNMLQDRKGVMWLGTKGNGLFRAVPIDKTGLKYKLTHYQAKKNDVNSLSSDLIYSLLEDRKGRIWVATYQYGINLIVPDGDNIRFVNSHNSFKNYPVGSWKARHLEEDGTGKIWIATTNGLVIFDPDKGNPNDYIFKSYGKVAGDKTSLGNNDAQYIYKDSKNRMWVATSGGGLNKALELSDKGLKFKVYTKEDGLPSDYILSVVEDNAHNLWLGTENGISKLDPEQQRFRNYDSYDGLPKTGLSEGSSLKLPNGDLLFGCINGYITFNPAAITDQKIKAKMALTNLQINNKDVNPGEAGSPLRIDINDTKEIKLKYNENIISIDFSVLDYRSSNKQIYAYRLNGFDTEWHNVKNQRKATYTNLPSGNYVFEVKSLNADLYENLPIKTVSIKIAPPPWRTAWAYILYLILFGILIGVARRIVFTMIRLRNRIAVEQRLTELKLSFFTNISHELRTPLTLIVNPIEEISRLENLSPKGQEYINVVRRNANRMVRFINQLLDFRKAQSGKMDLKITRTEVVALVKDIATYFSEVAREKQIELLVLPNVKELYAWIDSEKIDIVIYNLLSNAFKFTPNNKVIRIEVNQLPGEDHFTIRVVDQGIGVSPDKLNDIFELYYEVDKAPGSNLEGTGIGLALCKEIVGFHHGEIEAQNNPDRGLTVTLMLKLGKDHFKAGENIVLDTPGSVKSVLSKPLEVISTTEPVPLEPGNKDMPLVLLVDDNNELRKFLADQLKEFYRVVEAKDGFEGLEMALKLVPDLVLSDVMMPELDGIQMLDRLKNNVITSHIPVILLTAKSSVENQIEGLKYGADYYITKPFQTDFILASIDNLLKQRRKIFESLLVSKKSVELNPGEIVITSRDETFLKEIIDIVENGMVDVEFNIDTVAESIGMGRTTFYKKFKSLTHLAPVEFVREMRLKRAKQFLDANGHNISEIAYAVGFSSAKYFSTCFKEEYGVSPSEYLKSKVLKTN, encoded by the coding sequence ATGCTTAGAAGAATAGGGCTGCATGGTATTATTTTGCTGCTGTTTTTAACAGTAAATGGTATCGCACAGATCAAATGTAAGATAGAGCATTATTCAACTGAAGACGGTTTATCCCACGATGGGGTGATGAATATCCTTAAAGACCGTGATGGTTTTATGTGGTTTGGGACCTGGGATGGCATTAATCGATTTGATGGGCATAATTTTGTCACCTATAAAACCCGCCCGGGCGATAGTTCCAGCTTAAAAATCAACAGAGTTGATAACATTATAGAAGACAAACATGGCTTTTTATGGTTAGAGGTATACGACAATCAGGTATATAGGTTTGATAAGCAGCGTAAAAAATTTCTGGCAATATCAAACCTCCTTGCAGAAAAGAAAATTCGAAACATCTTATTTAGTGGAATTGAATTGGCAGGGAAGGATTTTGTATGGTTAACCACTTTGGATCAGGGAGTATTCGGGGTGAAGAATACTGGAGCCGATAAGCCAGAGATTATCAGCTATGGCATTGGACAGAAAGACGGCTTCGAGTTACCATCAAACCGTGTTAATTTTTTGAAGGAGGATAAGCAAAAAAGTATCTGGATTGGTACAGAAGGTGGACTTTCCTGTCTTCACTTTGATCAGTTGGGTAACTACAAAAATAAAAGTCTGGATGTAGATTTTGCAAAAGGAATGGCTTATACCTGCATGGCAGAAGACAGCAGGAATTTATGGTTTGGTACAAGCAATGGATATTTAATTCGTTACGATAAATCTTCAGGTCAGTTTTTTAAGGAAAAAGTAGCGGATAATAGGATAAATGCTTTGCTGGTTAGTAAAAATCAGCAGGTCTTGTATGCTACAGCGGGTAGAGATGTGATCTCAACAAATATTTCTGATCTGAAAAATGTGAGGGCTTCAATGCCAGGAATAGGACCAATGTTGTCCATGTACGAAGATAAGACCGGCTTATTGTGGATTGAACCCGAAAAGCATGGACTCATTAAGTACAATCCGGTTACGCGTGCATTTAAGTACTTTTTTCAGGAGAATGATGCTAATTTTTATAATATCGCCAAGGAATACAAAGTTTTTGAAGACCACAATGGTAGGGTTTGGATGAGTATGAAAGGTGGAGGCTTTGGGTATTATAATCGGACTGCTGATGTGATTGAGTACTTTTACAATAAACCGGGATCTCCAGATCATCAATTTTCAAATATCGTTGCCTACAGCTATTTTGATCCCGCAGGAGTGCTATGGTTAAGTACCCGGGATAGGGGAATAGACAAGATTATTTTTCAGGCCAATGATTTTAAACATGGGTTGTTGGTAGCACATACCCTAAATAAATCGGACAATGAGATCAGGGGTATTTTCAGTGATCAGTATAAACGTTTATGGTTGACCTCAAAATCGGGTAAATTGTATGTTTTCGACCATGGGAAAGAGGTAAAGGATATTTTTATAAATGAACCGGCAGGTGGTATTGGAACAGTCTATAACATGCTGCAGGATCGAAAAGGAGTCATGTGGTTGGGGACAAAGGGGAATGGCCTGTTTAGAGCTGTACCAATTGATAAAACCGGACTTAAATATAAGCTAACCCATTATCAGGCAAAGAAAAATGATGTAAATAGTTTGAGTAGTGACCTGATCTATTCGTTGCTGGAAGATCGAAAAGGACGGATTTGGGTGGCTACCTATCAGTATGGAATCAACTTGATTGTACCTGATGGAGACAATATCCGGTTTGTGAACAGCCACAACTCTTTTAAAAACTATCCGGTAGGTTCTTGGAAAGCAAGGCATTTGGAAGAGGATGGCACAGGGAAAATATGGATCGCTACGACCAATGGATTGGTAATATTTGATCCTGACAAAGGCAATCCAAACGATTATATTTTTAAAAGCTATGGTAAAGTGGCCGGTGATAAGACCAGCTTGGGTAATAATGATGCCCAATATATTTATAAAGATAGTAAGAATAGGATGTGGGTGGCTACTTCCGGTGGCGGATTAAACAAAGCGCTTGAATTATCAGATAAAGGACTAAAGTTTAAAGTATATACCAAAGAAGATGGTCTGCCCAGCGATTATATTTTAAGTGTTGTGGAGGATAATGCGCACAATTTATGGCTTGGAACTGAAAATGGTATTTCGAAATTAGACCCTGAACAACAACGATTTAGAAATTATGATTCTTATGACGGACTGCCAAAAACAGGGCTTTCGGAAGGTTCCAGCTTAAAGCTCCCTAATGGGGATTTGCTTTTTGGATGTATAAATGGGTATATCACTTTTAATCCTGCTGCCATTACAGACCAAAAGATTAAAGCTAAAATGGCGTTGACCAACCTTCAGATTAATAATAAGGATGTAAATCCAGGTGAAGCAGGTTCTCCATTGCGCATTGACATCAATGATACAAAAGAAATTAAGCTTAAATATAATGAGAACATCATTAGTATAGATTTTTCAGTATTGGATTATCGGTCAAGTAATAAACAGATCTATGCTTATCGCTTAAACGGTTTTGATACCGAATGGCATAATGTTAAAAACCAGCGCAAGGCAACTTATACAAACTTACCGTCAGGTAATTATGTGTTCGAAGTGAAAAGTCTGAATGCTGATCTGTATGAGAATTTACCCATAAAAACGGTTTCTATAAAAATTGCGCCACCACCGTGGCGTACAGCCTGGGCTTACATCTTGTATCTTATTTTGTTCGGTATTTTAATTGGAGTTGCCCGACGAATTGTATTTACAATGATCAGATTGCGTAACAGAATTGCAGTAGAACAAAGGTTGACAGAGTTGAAGTTGAGCTTTTTTACCAATATTTCCCATGAGTTACGTACTCCATTAACACTAATTGTAAATCCTATTGAAGAGATATCCCGTCTCGAGAATCTATCTCCAAAAGGACAAGAATATATCAATGTGGTGCGTAGAAATGCAAACCGTATGGTGAGGTTTATCAACCAGCTTTTAGATTTTAGAAAGGCGCAAAGTGGGAAGATGGATCTTAAGATAACTCGTACAGAGGTTGTGGCTTTGGTGAAAGATATTGCTACCTATTTCTCTGAAGTAGCCAGAGAGAAGCAGATCGAATTGCTGGTGCTACCTAATGTTAAGGAGTTATACGCATGGATAGATTCTGAGAAGATAGATATTGTGATTTATAACCTATTGTCTAATGCCTTCAAGTTTACACCAAATAATAAGGTCATCCGGATAGAAGTAAATCAGCTTCCAGGAGAAGATCATTTTACGATACGCGTTGTAGATCAGGGAATAGGAGTTTCTCCCGATAAGCTGAACGATATATTTGAGCTTTATTATGAGGTGGATAAAGCACCAGGTAGCAATTTGGAGGGCACCGGGATAGGTTTAGCACTTTGTAAAGAAATTGTTGGTTTTCATCATGGTGAAATTGAGGCTCAAAATAATCCTGATAGAGGTTTAACGGTTACCCTTATGCTCAAACTAGGAAAAGATCATTTTAAGGCCGGAGAAAATATTGTATTAGATACTCCGGGATCTGTCAAATCCGTATTGAGTAAACCGCTCGAGGTGATTTCTACCACAGAACCAGTACCCCTGGAACCGGGTAATAAAGATATGCCGTTGGTTCTTCTGGTAGATGATAACAATGAATTGAGAAAATTCTTAGCAGATCAGTTAAAGGAATTTTATAGAGTAGTGGAAGCTAAGGATGGTTTTGAAGGATTAGAAATGGCACTTAAACTAGTTCCTGACCTTGTTTTAAGCGATGTAATGATGCCTGAACTCGATGGGATACAAATGCTCGATAGGTTAAAGAATAATGTTATTACCAGTCATATCCCTGTGATATTGCTGACCGCTAAATCTTCAGTTGAAAATCAAATAGAAGGTTTAAAATATGGAGCTGATTATTACATTACTAAACCTTTCCAAACAGATTTTATTCTGGCTTCGATAGATAACTTATTAAAACAGCGCAGAAAGATTTTCGAATCACTTTTAGTTAGTAAGAAAAGTGTTGAACTGAACCCTGGGGAAATCGTGATTACTTCCAGGGATGAAACCTTCTTGAAAGAGATTATTGATATTGTTGAAAATGGGATGGTCGATGTAGAGTTCAATATTGATACAGTAGCAGAGTCAATAGGTATGGGACGTACTACCTTTTATAAGAAATTTAAAAGTCTGACCCATCTGGCACCTGTAGAATTTGTCAGGGAAATGCGCCTGAAACGGGCTAAACAATTCCTGGATGCGAATGGTCATAACATCTCTGAAATAGCATATGCGGTGGGCTTTAGCAGTGCCAAATATTTCAGTACCTGCTTTAAAGAAGAATATGGAGTGTCCCCTTCGGAATATTTAAAATCAAAGGTCTTAAAAACTAATTAA